From a single Lolium rigidum isolate FL_2022 chromosome 7, APGP_CSIRO_Lrig_0.1, whole genome shotgun sequence genomic region:
- the LOC124672586 gene encoding UDP-glycosyltransferase 73C12-like, which yields MSNHIQAAGDEAKDDAAAHFVFVPLMAQGHIIPAVDTALLLATHGAHCTIVATPSTAARVRPTIDSARRSGLAVSLVDFPLDYAAVGLPDGMPGGADNMDNVPPEHMLAYYSAIALLSGPIKTYLRVHAPRPPTCIVSDFCHPWTRELASSLGVPRLSFFSMCAFCVLCQHNVERFNAYDGVLDPNEPVVVPGLEKRFEVTRAQAPGFFRGWPGWEKFADDVERALVEADGVVMNTFEEMEPDYVAGYAAARGMKVWTVGPVSLYHQHAGTLAARGDTASISADDCVRWLDDKEPGSVVYVSFGSIVHADPKQVMELGLGLEASGYPFVWVVKGAERHQAAALAFLRELEARIAGRGLLVWGWAPQALILSHRAAGAFVTHCGWNSTLEAVAAGLPVVTWPHFTDQFLNEKMAVEVLGIGVSVGVKEPVVFQVDHKDIVVRRETVEAAVRSAMDGGEDGEERRRRARELAVKARAAMSEGGSSNANIRDLVRCFQVGATQEQDAAE from the coding sequence ATGAGCAACCACATCCAAGCAGCAGGCGACGAAGCAAAGGATGATGCGGCGGCGCACTTCGTGTTCGTCCCGCTCATGGCCCAGGGGCACATCATCCCCGCCGTCGACACCGCGCTGCTGCTGGCCACCCACGGCGCGCACTGCACCATCGTAGCGACGCCGTCAACCGCGGCGCGGGTGCGGCCCACCATCGACTCCGCCCGGCGGTCCGGCCTGGCGGTGAGCCTCGTGGACTTCCCGCTCGACTACGCCGCGGTCGGCTTGCCCGACGGGATGCCAGGCGGggcggacaacatggacaacgtgcCCCCAGAGCACATGCTGGCCTACTACTCCGCCATCGCGCTCCTCAGCGGGCCGATCAAGACCTACCTCCGTGTGCACGCGCCGCGGCCACCGACTTGCATCGTGTCCGACTTCTGCCACCCGTGGACCAGGGAGCTCGCGTCCAGCCTCGGGGTGCCGCGTCTGAGCTTCTTTAGCATGTGTGCATTCTGCGTCCTGTGCCAGCACAACGTCGAGAGGTTCAACGCCTACGACGGCGTGCTCGACCCCAACGAGCCGGTCGTGGTGCCGGGGCTGGAGAAGAGGTTCGAGGTTACGAGGGCGCAGGCCCCCGGCTTCTTCCGGGGCTGgcccggctgggagaagttcgcggacGACGTGGAGCGCGCGCTGGTCGAGGCCGATGGCGTCGTCATGAACACCTTCGAGGAGATGGAgcccgactacgtcgccggctaCGCGGCCGCCAGAGGGATGAAGGTGTGGACCGTGGGACCGGTATCTCTCTACCACCAGCACGCCGGCACGCTGGCTGCGAGAGGGGACACGGCGTCCATCAGCGCCGACGACTGCGTCCGGTGGCTCGACGACAAGGAGCCCGGCTCCGTGGTGTACGTCAGCTTCGGCAGCATCGTGCACGCGGACCCGAAGCAGGTTATGGAGCTCGGCCTCGGGCTGGAAGCGTCGGGATACCCGTTCGTGTGGGTGGTCAAGGGCGCCGAGCGCCACCAAGCGGCGGCGCTCGCGTTTCTACGCGAGCTCGAGGCGCGCATCGCGGGGCGCGGCCTGCTGGTGTGGGGGTGGGCGCCGCAGGCGCTGATCCTGTCACACCGCGCGGCAGGCGCGTTCGTGACACACTGCGGCTGGAACTCGACactggaggcggtggcggcggggctgcCGGTGGTGACGTGGCCGCACTTCACGGACCAGTTCCTGAAcgagaagatggcggtggaggtgCTGGGGATCGGCGTCAGCGTCGGGGTGAAGGAGCCGGTGGTGTTCCAGGTGGACCACAAGGACATAGTTGTGAGGAGGGAGACAGTGGAGGCCGCGGTGAGGAGCGCCATGGACGGTGGGGAGGATGGCgaggagaggcggcgccgggCGCGCGAGCTCGCCGTGAAAGCGAGGGCGGCCATGAGTGAGGGGGGTTCGTCCAATGCCAACATCCGTGATCTGGTCAGGTGTTTCCAGGTGGGCGCGACACAAGAACAAGATGCGGCCGAGTGA
- the LOC124676556 gene encoding rhomboid-like protein 19 gives MSDSASPPAPKGGIFTGFTKLCKGLAVVLFLGHVSIQMFPSAATYLALIPARTIPFGWNLVTAGYVEQTIPGVIVSIVGLLLFGKLLEPLWGAKELLQFIFIVNISTSFCVFVTAVILYYLTQQEIYLYTPLSGFYGVLSGFLVGIKQIIPDQELDLFLLKIKAKWIPSLVAFISVSVSFFLKESMFYLPIVLFGIYTSWIYLRYYQKRLEAGLKGDPSDEFAFSSFFPEFLRPILDPIASISYKLLCGRSEAKDALDELLPGSDSIMANRRRERGQRALEQRLAEKLAAIKSSEVAPLQEDASTKV, from the exons ATGAGCGACTCCGCCTCACCCCCAGCACCG AAGGGGGGCATCTTCACCGGGTTCACCAAGCTATGCAAGGGCCTCGCTGTCGTCCTGTTCCTCGGCCACGTTTCGATCCAGATGTTCCCTTCAGCTGCCACCTATCTTGCCCTCATCCCCGCCAG GACGATCCCATTTGGTTGGAACCTCGTGACAGCTGGTTATGTTGAGCAAACAATTCCAGGG GTCATTGTGAGCATAGTTGGTCTTCTTTTATTTGGGAAGTTATTGGAGCCTTTATGGGGTGCCAAGGAGTTGCTACAGTTCATTTTCATTGTCAACATTTCGACTTCATTCTGCGTCTTTGTAACTGCTGTCATTTTGTACTACCTAACACAGCAGGAGATCTACCT TTACACACCTCTTTCTGGATTCTATGGAGTACTTTCAGGATTCCTGGTGGGCATCAAGCAaattatacctgatcaggaacttGATCTTTTTCTGCTGAAGATAAAAGCAAAG TGGATTCCGTCTCTTGTTGCATTTATCTCGGTTTCTGTAAGCTTCTTCCTAAAGGAGTCAATGTTTTACCTTCCAATCGTACTGTTTGGCATCTACAcgagttggatttacctgcgttaCTACCAAAAGAGGCTGGAAGCAGGCCTAAAAGGGGACCCAAGTGATGAGTTCGCATTCTCAAGCTTCTTCCCTGAATTTTTGAG GCCAATTTTGGACCCAATAGCTTCCATTTCTTATAAGCTTCTTTGTGGACGATCTGAAGCCAAAGATGCATTGGATGAACTATTGCCTGGCTCAGACTCCATTATGGCAAACCGGAGGAG AGAAAGGGGTCAGAGGGCATTGGAGCAAAGGTTGGCGGAAAAGCTGGCCGCGATCAAGAGCTCTGAGGTCGCGCCCCTGCAGGAAGATGCTTCTACTAAAGTCTGA
- the LOC124674418 gene encoding probable glutathione peroxidase 4 produces the protein MGAAESVPETSLHEFTVKDCNGKEVCLETYKGKVLLVVNVASKCGFTETNYTQLTELYQKYREKDFEILAFPCNQFLRQEPGSDQQIKDFACTRFKAEYPVFQKVRVNGPDAAPLYKFLKASKPGLFGSRIKWNFTKFLVDKNGKVINRYATATTPFSFEKDIQKALEGEHIPARSGSQKAPEGENIPARSDSQKAPEGENIPARSDSQKALEGEQK, from the exons ATGGGGGCGGCCGAATCCGTGCCGGAGACCTCGCTACACGAATTCACCGTCAAG GATTGCAACGGGAAGGAGGTGTGCCTGGAGACGTACAAGGGGaaggtcctcctcgtcgtcaacgTCGCCTCCAAATG CGGGTTCACGGAGACCAATTACACGCAGCTCACGGAGCTTTATCAGAAGTACAGGGAGAAAG ACTTTGAGATCTTAGCATTCCCCTGCAACCAATTCTTGCGACAAGAGCCAGGCAGTGACCAGCAGATAAAAGACTTTGCTTGCACAAGATTCAAAGCTGAATATCCAGTTTTTCAGAAG GTGCGTGTGAATGGCCCAGATGCGGCACCGCTTTACAAGTTTTTGAAAGCTAGCAAACCTGGTTTGTTTGGTTCAAGAATCAAGTGGAACTTTACCAAGTTTCTTGTTGATAAGAACGGAAAAGTCATAAACAGATATGCAACTGCGACTACTCCGTTTTCATTTGAG AAAGACATCCAGAAGGCGCTTGAGGGGGAACATATTCCTGCCCGCTCCGGCTCGCAGAAGGCACCTGAGGGGGAAAATATTCCCGCCCGCTCCGACTCGCAGAAGGCGCCTGAGGGGGAAAATATTCCCGCCCGCTCCGACTCGCAGAAGGCGCTTGAGGGGGAACAGAAGTAG